A single genomic interval of Cellvibrio sp. PSBB023 harbors:
- a CDS encoding efflux RND transporter periplasmic adaptor subunit: MKKFIWYTVLGLIAVVFIGTAVFLYNKSQEKPVVYQSDDVFKTTIVKKTVAVGKVIPRREVEIKSQVSGVVEQLYVIAGQTVKKGDIIAKITLAPSMVMLNQAESQLETARLNLQNATVEFDRQKKLFADKLISASEYNKFLLNYDLQREAVTAAENNLLLMKSGATKKSDKVSNMIPATVTGMVLDLPYKEGAFIVETSSFGAGTTIATLADMNDMIFEGMVDESEVGKIREGMELVLDVGALEGEPFTAVLEYISPKGVTDQGTIKFQIRAAVTLSEKLFLRSNYSANADIVLEKRENVVAINEGNLIVEEKGQFVEVETGPQKFEKREVKTGISDGINIEILEGLKEGDKIKHR, encoded by the coding sequence ATGAAAAAGTTTATCTGGTACACAGTTTTAGGTTTAATCGCTGTTGTATTTATTGGCACAGCGGTATTCCTCTATAACAAATCCCAGGAAAAGCCTGTGGTTTATCAATCGGATGATGTATTTAAAACCACCATCGTAAAAAAGACAGTGGCAGTGGGCAAAGTGATTCCGCGTCGCGAAGTGGAAATTAAATCGCAAGTTTCCGGTGTTGTAGAGCAGCTCTATGTGATTGCCGGCCAGACAGTGAAAAAGGGCGATATTATTGCCAAGATTACCCTGGCACCCAGCATGGTGATGTTGAACCAGGCGGAATCGCAACTGGAAACTGCGCGGTTGAATTTACAAAACGCCACGGTTGAGTTTGATCGCCAGAAAAAACTCTTTGCCGATAAATTGATTTCTGCATCTGAGTACAACAAATTTTTACTCAACTACGATTTGCAGCGCGAAGCGGTGACCGCCGCCGAGAACAATTTGTTGCTGATGAAATCCGGTGCGACGAAAAAATCCGATAAGGTTTCCAATATGATTCCGGCCACAGTAACCGGTATGGTGCTTGATTTGCCGTATAAAGAAGGTGCCTTTATCGTGGAAACCAGTTCCTTTGGTGCGGGCACTACCATTGCAACACTGGCCGATATGAACGACATGATTTTTGAAGGCATGGTGGATGAGTCGGAAGTGGGTAAAATCCGCGAAGGTATGGAGCTGGTGTTGGATGTTGGTGCGCTGGAAGGCGAGCCTTTTACTGCGGTACTGGAATATATCTCTCCCAAGGGCGTGACCGACCAAGGCACCATTAAATTCCAGATCCGCGCAGCGGTCACCCTGAGTGAAAAATTGTTCCTGCGCTCCAACTACAGCGCCAATGCTGACATAGTATTGGAGAAACGCGAAAACGTAGTGGCGATTAATGAAGGCAATTTGATTGTGGAAGAGAAAGGTCAATTCGTGGAAGTAGAAACCGGCCCACAAAAATTTGAAAAGCGCGAAGTGAAAACCGGTATTTCAGATGGTATCAACATTGAAATTCTGGAAGGCTTGAAAGAAGGCGATAAAATAAAACATCGCTAA
- a CDS encoding helix-turn-helix transcriptional regulator has product MSQIASLCETLKQLLKARNITYKDLAQALELSEANIKRIFSSQSFTLERLEQICALLELSLSDLFLLTTEKQPQLAQLTQEQEEELIANKKLLLVAVCARDGWSFTDIITHYQISEHECIRLLARLDKLKMLQLLPGNKFKLLIAQNFRWIPGGPLERFMNRDVIVEFMEGDFHQEQSFRFYLRGSYSSASIALLKNKLNQLTQEAALLNQQDAKLPLDQRQHTGLLLAIRPWELSMFTSMRRK; this is encoded by the coding sequence ATGAGTCAGATTGCCAGCTTGTGTGAAACGCTTAAACAGCTACTGAAAGCGCGCAATATCACCTACAAAGATTTGGCACAGGCACTGGAACTGAGTGAGGCTAATATCAAACGCATCTTTTCCAGTCAGAGCTTTACCCTTGAGCGACTGGAACAAATTTGTGCCTTACTGGAATTAAGCCTCTCGGATTTATTTTTATTAACCACAGAAAAACAACCCCAGCTCGCACAGCTAACCCAGGAACAGGAAGAAGAACTTATTGCCAATAAAAAATTGTTGCTGGTAGCCGTTTGCGCGCGCGATGGTTGGTCTTTTACCGACATCATTACCCACTACCAGATTAGCGAACACGAATGCATTCGCCTGCTGGCGCGCCTGGATAAATTGAAAATGCTGCAGTTGTTACCGGGTAATAAATTCAAATTGTTGATTGCCCAGAACTTTCGCTGGATTCCCGGAGGACCATTAGAGCGCTTTATGAACAGGGATGTAATTGTTGAATTTATGGAGGGCGATTTTCATCAGGAGCAATCCTTCCGATTTTATTTGCGCGGCAGTTATTCCAGCGCATCAATCGCGCTGCTGAAAAACAAACTGAACCAACTCACCCAGGAAGCGGCGCTACTCAACCAGCAAGATGCAAAACTACCACTGGATCAACGCCAGCACACGGGTTTGTTATTGGCCATAAGGCCGTGGGAATTAAGTATGTTCACGTCCATGCGCAGGAAGTGA